A single window of Leptolyngbya ohadii IS1 DNA harbors:
- a CDS encoding DUF2605 domain-containing protein has product MFDSKMFDSNSSPDPDLLKNLLQPLLEDFQYWFNRSRNLLESETIEFLTPEEQADLLARVLEAQQEVSTAQTLMNLTDGQVGLDTAVLMPWHQLVTECWQVGMRYRTQKADLR; this is encoded by the coding sequence ATGTTTGATTCCAAGATGTTTGATTCCAATTCCTCACCCGATCCGGATTTGCTGAAGAACCTGCTTCAGCCCCTGCTGGAAGACTTTCAATACTGGTTTAATCGATCGCGCAATTTGCTCGAGTCTGAAACGATCGAGTTCCTCACCCCAGAAGAGCAGGCGGATTTGCTGGCGCGGGTGCTGGAGGCGCAGCAGGAAGTTTCTACCGCTCAAACTCTGATGAATTTGACAGACGGGCAGGTAGGGCTAGATACGGCAGTGCTAATGCCCTGGCATCAACTGGTGACGGAATGCTGGCAGGTCGGAATGCGCTATCGCACTCAAAAGGCAGACCTTCGTTAA
- the thrS gene encoding threonine--tRNA ligase, whose translation MSHSEANAAVEQSQPLQVNSEKAPSQQTDQQTTAEKVHLPRTSESEALKKIRHTTSHVMAMAVQKLFPKAQVTIGPWIENGFYYDFDSPDPFTEKDLKAIKKEMTKIINRKLPVIREEVSREEAEQRIKAINEPYKLEILEDIKTEPITIYHLGEQWWDLCGGPHLENTSELDPNAIELESVAGAYWRGDETKAQLQRIYGTAWETPEQLAEYKRRKEEAQRRDHRKLGKELGLFIFADPVGPGLPLWTPKGTILRSTLQDFLQQEQIKRGYLPVVTPHIARVDLFKISGHWQKYKEDMFPMMADDEEDRDNEQGFVMKPMNCPFHIQIYKSELRSYRDLPMRLAEFGTVYRYEQSGELGGLTRVRGFTVDDAHLFVTPEQLDQEFLNVVDLILSVFKSLQLKNFRARLSFRDPESDKYIGSDDAWEKAQGAIRRAVETLGMDHFEGIGEAAFYGPKLDFIFQDAIGREWQLGTVQVDYNLPERFELEYVAEDGTRKRPVMIHRAPFGSLERLIGILIEEYAGDFPLWLAPEQIRLLAVTEEYLPFAKQVADRMKAIGIRAIIDQSGERLGKMIRNAEKEKIPVMAVIGAKEVEANALSIRTRASGELGAIPVDQVIDRMKQAIESYGSF comes from the coding sequence ATGTCCCATTCAGAAGCCAATGCTGCTGTAGAGCAGTCCCAACCACTCCAGGTCAACTCCGAGAAAGCACCTTCTCAGCAGACAGATCAGCAGACCACCGCTGAAAAAGTTCATCTGCCGCGCACCAGCGAATCCGAGGCACTGAAGAAGATTCGCCACACGACTTCTCACGTCATGGCAATGGCGGTGCAAAAGCTGTTCCCAAAAGCACAGGTGACGATCGGACCCTGGATTGAAAATGGCTTCTACTATGACTTTGATAGCCCCGATCCCTTTACGGAGAAGGATCTGAAGGCAATCAAGAAAGAGATGACCAAAATCATCAACCGCAAGCTGCCCGTGATCCGGGAAGAGGTAAGCCGCGAGGAGGCAGAGCAGCGGATTAAAGCAATCAACGAGCCGTACAAGCTGGAAATTCTGGAGGACATCAAAACCGAGCCGATCACGATCTATCACCTGGGCGAGCAGTGGTGGGATCTGTGCGGCGGTCCTCACCTGGAAAACACCAGCGAACTCGACCCGAATGCGATCGAGCTAGAGTCGGTGGCGGGGGCATACTGGCGCGGCGATGAAACCAAGGCACAGCTCCAGCGTATCTACGGCACTGCCTGGGAAACCCCGGAACAGCTCGCAGAATACAAACGCCGCAAAGAAGAGGCGCAGCGACGCGATCACCGCAAACTTGGAAAAGAACTGGGCTTGTTTATCTTTGCCGATCCGGTTGGTCCCGGTCTGCCGCTCTGGACACCCAAAGGAACGATTCTGCGATCGACCCTCCAGGACTTTTTGCAGCAGGAGCAGATCAAGCGCGGCTATCTGCCCGTCGTTACGCCCCATATTGCCAGAGTCGATCTGTTCAAGATTTCGGGACACTGGCAGAAATACAAGGAAGATATGTTCCCGATGATGGCGGACGACGAGGAAGACCGGGACAACGAGCAGGGCTTTGTGATGAAGCCGATGAACTGCCCCTTCCACATCCAGATCTATAAGAGTGAACTGCGATCGTACCGGGATCTGCCGATGCGGTTGGCGGAGTTTGGCACGGTCTATCGCTACGAGCAGTCGGGCGAATTGGGCGGTCTGACTCGCGTGCGCGGCTTCACTGTGGATGATGCCCACCTGTTTGTCACCCCGGAGCAGTTGGATCAGGAATTCCTCAACGTGGTGGATCTGATTCTGTCGGTGTTCAAGAGCCTCCAGCTGAAGAACTTCCGCGCAAGACTCAGCTTCCGCGATCCCGAATCCGACAAGTACATTGGCTCCGATGATGCCTGGGAAAAGGCACAGGGGGCAATCCGTCGAGCCGTGGAAACCTTGGGCATGGATCACTTTGAGGGCATTGGCGAAGCCGCCTTTTATGGTCCCAAACTGGACTTCATTTTCCAGGATGCGATCGGGCGAGAATGGCAGTTGGGAACGGTGCAGGTGGACTACAACCTCCCCGAACGGTTCGAGCTAGAGTACGTCGCAGAGGACGGCACGCGCAAACGCCCCGTAATGATTCACCGCGCCCCCTTTGGCTCCCTGGAACGACTGATTGGCATTCTAATCGAAGAGTATGCCGGAGACTTCCCTCTGTGGCTGGCTCCCGAACAAATCCGCCTCCTCGCAGTCACAGAAGAATATCTGCCCTTCGCCAAACAGGTCGCGGATCGAATGAAGGCGATCGGCATTCGGGCGATTATCGATCAGAGCGGCGAACGCCTGGGTAAGATGATTCGCAACGCTGAGAAGGAAAAGATCCCCGTCATGGCGGTGATTGGTGCGAAGGAAGTGGAGGCAAATGCCCTGAGTATCCGGACTCGTGCATCGGGTGAATTAGGAGCGATTCCCGTGGATCAGGTAATCGATCGAATGAAGCAGGCGATCGAGTCCTATGGGAGTTTTTAA
- the typA gene encoding translational GTPase TypA produces the protein MTLPIRNVAIIAHVDHGKTTLVDALLKQSGTFREGEDVPDCVMDSNTLERERGITILSKNTAVHYGDTLINIVDTPGHADFGGEVERVLGMVDGCILIVDANEGPMPQTRFVLKKALEKGLRPIVVVNKIDRPQANPFGAIDKVLDLFLELGADDDQCEFPYLFASGLSGFAKDQLEDESVDMKPLFEAILRHVPPPVGDASKPLQLQVTTLDYSDYLGRIVIGRIHNGTIRMGQPAALIKEDGSIVKGKITKLLGFEGLKRIEMEESSAGNIVAVSGFADANIGETITCPNEPQALPLIKVDEPTLQMTFSVNDSPFAGQEGKFVTSRQVRDRLMRELETNVALRVEETDSPDRFAVAGRGELHLGILIETMRREGYEFQVSQPQVIYREVSGQPCEPYELLVLDVPEEAVGGCMERLGQRKGEMQDMQVGGNGRTQLEFVIPARGLIGFRGDFMRLTRGDGIMNHSFLDYRPLVGELDMRRNGVLISFEEGTATFYALKNAEDRGVFFITPGTKVYKGMIVGEHNRPQDLELNVCKAKQLTNHRAASGDELVQLQAPVDMSLERALEYIGPDELLEVTPTSIRLRKMSKKLAKR, from the coding sequence ATGACGCTTCCCATTCGTAATGTCGCCATTATTGCCCACGTTGACCACGGCAAAACGACGCTTGTAGATGCTCTGCTGAAGCAGTCCGGCACATTCCGCGAAGGGGAAGACGTTCCAGACTGTGTGATGGACTCCAATACGCTGGAGCGAGAGCGGGGCATTACCATTCTTTCTAAAAACACAGCGGTTCACTACGGCGATACCCTGATCAACATCGTAGACACCCCCGGTCACGCCGACTTTGGTGGTGAGGTCGAGCGGGTTCTTGGCATGGTGGACGGTTGTATTTTGATCGTCGATGCCAACGAAGGTCCGATGCCCCAGACACGCTTCGTGCTGAAGAAGGCTCTGGAGAAAGGACTGCGCCCGATCGTTGTAGTGAACAAAATTGACCGTCCCCAGGCAAATCCGTTTGGGGCGATCGACAAGGTACTGGATCTGTTCCTGGAACTGGGTGCAGACGATGACCAGTGCGAGTTCCCCTATCTGTTCGCATCGGGACTGAGTGGCTTTGCCAAAGACCAGCTCGAAGACGAATCGGTAGATATGAAGCCGCTGTTTGAGGCAATTCTGCGCCACGTTCCGCCGCCAGTGGGTGATGCGAGTAAGCCGCTTCAGCTTCAGGTAACGACCCTCGACTATTCCGACTATCTGGGACGGATTGTGATCGGTCGGATTCACAACGGCACGATCCGTATGGGTCAGCCTGCTGCCCTAATCAAAGAGGATGGCTCGATCGTCAAAGGCAAAATCACGAAGCTGCTCGGCTTTGAAGGGCTGAAGCGGATCGAAATGGAAGAGTCTTCTGCCGGAAATATCGTCGCGGTTTCTGGCTTTGCCGATGCCAACATTGGCGAAACGATCACCTGCCCGAACGAGCCGCAAGCACTGCCGCTGATTAAGGTGGATGAACCGACCCTGCAAATGACTTTCTCGGTCAACGATTCCCCCTTCGCTGGACAGGAAGGCAAGTTTGTCACCTCCCGTCAGGTGCGCGATCGCCTGATGCGCGAACTGGAAACCAACGTGGCGCTGCGGGTAGAAGAAACCGATTCCCCCGATCGCTTTGCGGTGGCGGGACGGGGTGAACTGCACCTGGGCATTTTGATTGAAACGATGCGTCGGGAAGGCTACGAATTCCAGGTGTCGCAGCCGCAGGTAATCTACCGCGAAGTCAGCGGGCAACCCTGTGAGCCGTATGAATTGCTGGTGCTGGACGTTCCTGAAGAGGCAGTCGGCGGCTGTATGGAGCGTCTGGGTCAGCGCAAAGGTGAAATGCAGGATATGCAGGTGGGCGGCAATGGTCGAACCCAGTTGGAATTTGTGATCCCGGCACGGGGTCTGATTGGCTTCCGGGGCGACTTCATGCGCCTGACGCGTGGCGATGGAATCATGAACCACAGCTTCCTCGACTATCGCCCGCTCGTTGGTGAACTGGATATGCGCCGCAACGGAGTGCTGATTTCCTTCGAGGAAGGCACGGCAACTTTCTACGCCCTGAAGAACGCGGAAGATCGCGGAGTCTTCTTCATCACGCCGGGAACGAAGGTCTACAAAGGCATGATTGTGGGTGAGCATAACCGTCCGCAAGACCTGGAACTGAACGTCTGTAAGGCGAAGCAGTTGACCAACCACCGCGCAGCCAGCGGCGACGAACTGGTGCAGCTTCAAGCTCCGGTAGACATGAGCCTGGAACGGGCACTGGAATACATCGGTCCCGATGAACTGCTGGAAGTCACTCCGACTTCGATTCGTCTGCGGAAGATGAGCAAGAAGCTGGCAAAGCGTTAA
- a CDS encoding DUF1350 family protein, translated as MEIPFKFYPVASSWVAFHPKPKGIFVFIGGTFYGSFSTLFYQYLLKQLFAEGYTIIVLPFRFTWRHWSVALSLLREQQILRDRIPKILKDSGFEDEECKVYLENKNYIWLGHSLGCKYIALLEFLANWKQNSPEVHDRIRSSLSNSEAQIAEIERQIAGIDVSLKDQYSILLAPEISGTEAAIPIPQLSDLIDRLNLGVQPTPEDTFSLIKNSPLFNLTGLISFRCDGSIAGTKDDKILRNTDGTINRKTNTVPWLREVKPQLQEFYREIEGGHLRPLGLRLGDQVFGQIAAPPNNLVPTVLHLLDCLRKDR; from the coding sequence ATGGAAATTCCCTTCAAATTTTATCCAGTCGCTTCAAGCTGGGTTGCCTTTCACCCAAAGCCTAAAGGAATCTTTGTATTTATTGGGGGAACGTTCTATGGAAGCTTCTCAACCCTCTTTTACCAATATCTGCTGAAACAGCTTTTTGCAGAGGGCTACACGATAATTGTACTGCCGTTCCGTTTTACCTGGCGGCATTGGTCTGTTGCGCTCAGTCTTCTGCGGGAACAGCAAATTCTCCGCGATCGCATTCCTAAAATTCTGAAAGACTCTGGGTTTGAGGATGAAGAGTGCAAAGTTTACCTAGAGAACAAAAATTACATTTGGTTGGGTCACAGCCTGGGCTGCAAGTACATTGCGCTACTCGAATTCCTGGCAAACTGGAAACAGAACTCTCCTGAGGTTCACGATCGAATTAGGAGTTCTTTGAGCAATTCCGAGGCACAGATTGCGGAAATTGAAAGACAAATCGCAGGTATTGATGTCTCTTTAAAAGATCAGTACTCTATTCTGCTAGCTCCCGAAATTAGCGGCACTGAAGCGGCTATCCCCATCCCCCAACTGTCTGATTTAATCGATCGCCTAAATCTCGGCGTACAGCCCACCCCGGAGGATACGTTTAGCTTGATTAAAAATAGCCCCCTCTTCAATCTCACGGGACTGATCTCCTTCAGATGCGATGGGTCGATTGCTGGCACCAAAGACGACAAAATCTTGAGAAACACGGATGGAACAATCAATAGAAAAACCAACACCGTTCCCTGGCTGCGTGAGGTAAAGCCGCAGCTTCAAGAATTCTATAGAGAAATTGAGGGAGGGCATTTACGCCCATTGGGACTTCGGCTCGGCGATCAGGTATTTGGGCAAATCGCCGCACCGCCTAACAATCTTGTCCCCACAGTTCTCCATCTTCTAGACTGCTTACGCAAAGATAGATGA
- a CDS encoding DUF1304 domain-containing protein has protein sequence MPIVTKIALILVALIHVAIAAVEIFFWQVPAVYQRLNFSSEVAAQVAPIVQNAGLYNSFIAAGLFWGAFGRSCTTQIRYFFLVCVAIAGLFGAVTLRPTTIVLQTFPAAIALFLTWRAQAKIR, from the coding sequence ATGCCGATCGTCACTAAAATTGCTCTGATTCTTGTTGCTCTGATTCACGTTGCGATCGCCGCTGTCGAAATATTTTTCTGGCAGGTTCCAGCCGTTTATCAGCGGTTAAATTTCTCGTCTGAGGTAGCGGCACAGGTTGCGCCGATCGTCCAGAATGCAGGACTGTACAACAGCTTTATTGCGGCAGGCTTATTCTGGGGAGCGTTTGGAAGAAGCTGTACAACTCAAATCCGTTATTTCTTTCTGGTCTGTGTGGCGATCGCGGGACTATTTGGCGCAGTAACCCTAAGACCAACCACGATCGTTTTGCAGACATTTCCGGCGGCGATCGCGCTATTTCTGACTTGGAGGGCACAGGCTAAAATCCGTTAA
- a CDS encoding WecB/TagA/CpsF family glycosyltransferase — protein MNIHESTEPDTEKKTDSILGIECAVSYDYSLDLGTVVISWIKKSESRYICCANVHMLVIAKESREFRDVITSADLITLDGRPIFWLVFLKNIFYYFLGYSPLNKHRILQFCGRDVMEETIKLASDMSFPIGFYGNRKEVLDSLISKIKADYSKVRINYIFSPPFRPLSPQEDMEIISAINRSNIRILFVSLGCPKQEYWMHDKKNKVQAVMIGVGGAFEVVSNFKPRPPKVVQNLGFEWLFRLLLEPNRLIFRNLYYSPKFVLILLTRFILKSIKYSRSRLHIIKFSVSR, from the coding sequence ATGAATATACACGAAAGCACAGAACCTGATACTGAAAAAAAAACAGACAGTATATTAGGGATAGAATGTGCAGTTTCATATGACTACTCTCTGGATCTCGGTACGGTAGTAATTAGCTGGATAAAGAAATCAGAGTCCAGATATATATGTTGTGCAAATGTCCATATGTTAGTGATTGCAAAAGAATCAAGAGAGTTTAGGGATGTAATTACTTCAGCAGATTTAATCACATTAGATGGAAGACCAATTTTTTGGTTGGTTTTTTTGAAAAATATATTCTACTATTTTCTTGGTTATTCCCCTCTAAACAAACATAGAATTTTGCAGTTTTGCGGTCGAGACGTGATGGAAGAAACTATTAAGCTGGCTTCTGACATGTCTTTTCCAATCGGTTTCTATGGAAACAGGAAAGAAGTTTTAGACAGTTTGATCTCGAAGATAAAAGCAGATTACTCTAAAGTTCGAATAAATTATATATTCTCCCCACCATTTCGACCTCTATCTCCACAAGAGGATATGGAAATAATTTCTGCAATAAACAGATCAAATATTCGTATTCTATTTGTTAGCCTTGGATGCCCCAAGCAAGAGTATTGGATGCATGACAAGAAAAATAAAGTTCAAGCAGTCATGATAGGCGTAGGAGGGGCATTTGAAGTTGTTTCAAATTTCAAACCACGACCGCCTAAAGTTGTTCAGAATTTAGGTTTTGAGTGGCTTTTCAGACTTTTATTAGAACCCAATAGACTAATTTTTAGAAATTTATATTATAGTCCAAAGTTTGTGCTAATACTCTTAACTCGATTTATCCTCAAATCTATTAAATACTCACGCTCAAGACTACATATTATTAAGTTTAGCGTAAGCAGATAA
- a CDS encoding polysaccharide deacetylase family protein gives MTNQTDVSHAFTIDVEDWYHGTKYVYEDIRESRRLDYSLNLLLDILSEYDVYATFFWLGKAAEENPKLLKKVASLGHEIGCHGWNHEPICRMDRNRFKDETYHALSLLSDLSGRTVTVYRAPYFSITQESLWALQVLVELGIQYDSSIFPLKKGQYGIPNFTPDIHDIATESGFITEVPISINKVLGFSIPASGGGFFRFYPFQVTYWNFCSLQRSRKPAIFYIHPWELDPSRPFSNQTFTERVRNQLGIKSTEVKTKRLLKNFSFNTLTKVALSFKNILASTH, from the coding sequence ATGACTAATCAAACTGATGTTTCTCATGCTTTCACAATAGATGTTGAGGATTGGTATCATGGTACAAAATATGTGTATGAAGATATTCGAGAATCAAGAAGGCTAGACTACAGTCTCAACCTGTTACTTGATATTCTTTCAGAATATGATGTTTATGCAACTTTTTTTTGGCTAGGCAAAGCCGCAGAAGAAAACCCAAAGCTTTTAAAGAAGGTTGCTTCCCTTGGTCACGAGATAGGATGTCATGGCTGGAATCATGAACCCATCTGTAGGATGGATAGAAATCGCTTTAAAGATGAAACTTATCACGCACTATCCTTGCTTTCAGATCTTTCAGGAAGAACAGTTACTGTGTATAGAGCGCCCTATTTCTCAATTACACAGGAATCACTATGGGCATTACAAGTTCTCGTTGAGCTAGGAATTCAATATGATTCTAGTATTTTCCCACTAAAGAAGGGACAATACGGAATACCGAATTTCACCCCAGACATTCATGATATCGCTACAGAATCAGGGTTCATTACTGAGGTACCCATATCAATTAACAAGGTACTTGGGTTCTCCATTCCAGCTTCGGGAGGTGGCTTTTTTAGATTCTATCCGTTTCAAGTAACCTATTGGAACTTTTGTTCTCTGCAAAGAAGCAGAAAACCTGCAATTTTCTATATACATCCTTGGGAACTCGATCCCTCACGCCCTTTCTCGAATCAGACCTTTACAGAACGCGTGAGGAACCAGTTAGGAATAAAATCAACAGAAGTAAAAACAAAGAGGCTTTTGAAAAATTTTTCATTTAATACCCTTACCAAAGTAGCCTTAAGTTTTAAGAATATCTTGGCTTCTACACACTAG
- a CDS encoding transposase family protein has protein sequence MRYLELEALSAREFKRLCGVSRETFGEMVEELRPHLERQGKRGGQNKLSVEDQLLVALAYWREYRTQCHIGTSWGLHETTVGRIVRKVEDILIKCGKFRLPRQQQLYQPGWEWKVLLVDVGEVEIERPKKTETLLQWEAEMPHALRRSCSWTSIQGN, from the coding sequence ATGCGCTACCTAGAACTGGAAGCTCTGAGTGCTAGAGAGTTTAAGCGATTGTGCGGTGTGAGCCGGGAGACCTTCGGTGAGATGGTCGAGGAATTACGTCCCCACCTGGAACGCCAGGGCAAGCGAGGTGGACAAAATAAGCTGAGTGTAGAAGACCAACTATTGGTGGCGTTGGCGTATTGGCGGGAGTATCGCACCCAATGCCACATCGGCACGAGTTGGGGACTGCATGAAACGACAGTAGGACGCATTGTCCGCAAAGTGGAAGATATCCTCATCAAGTGCGGCAAGTTTCGCTTGCCCAGACAGCAGCAGTTGTACCAACCGGGGTGGGAATGGAAAGTGCTGCTGGTGGACGTGGGCGAGGTTGAGATTGAACGCCCGAAAAAAACAGAAACGCTACTACAGTGGGAAGCAGAAATGCCACACGCGCTCCGGCGCAGTTGCTCGTGGACTTCAATACAGGGCAACTGA
- a CDS encoding cupin domain-containing protein, translating into MTLADGKPSDYSDRDCPPSSSPTEIITVRPDAETLTKQRLPYFVGISGSTAGAKGISMNLVIIPPGGSAEPHYHRDYETAIYLVKGRVETRYGEGLKQTIVNEAGDFLFIPPGVPHQPHNLSDTEPAHALVARNDPNEQENVVLYELVGES; encoded by the coding sequence ATGACACTGGCAGACGGCAAACCCTCAGATTATTCCGATCGCGATTGCCCCCCCAGCTCCTCACCCACGGAAATTATTACCGTTCGACCGGATGCAGAAACCCTAACGAAGCAGCGATTACCCTATTTTGTGGGCATTTCTGGCAGCACAGCGGGCGCGAAGGGAATTTCCATGAATCTGGTGATTATTCCGCCCGGAGGTTCCGCAGAACCGCACTATCACCGGGACTATGAGACGGCGATTTATCTCGTTAAAGGACGGGTTGAAACTCGCTATGGGGAAGGACTGAAACAAACGATCGTCAACGAGGCAGGGGATTTTCTGTTTATTCCGCCGGGAGTTCCCCACCAGCCCCATAATCTCAGCGATACGGAACCTGCCCATGCCCTGGTTGCCAGGAACGACCCAAATGAACAGGAGAATGTGGTGCTTTACGAACTGGTTGGAGAAAGTTGA